In the genome of Xiphophorus hellerii strain 12219 chromosome 14, Xiphophorus_hellerii-4.1, whole genome shotgun sequence, the window atgtttattaaaaaataattttagtttatcTTTCACATGATGGTCTCAAACAAGTAATTTAGAGCTGCATAAATTTCTCAAATATAAAcgtaaaaaataatcacatattTTTAGACTCTGCCATACAAAAGCCTCTTCTTTCATAACGTCGCAAACATTCAAACATTATTCAAATTTACAACATTAGGGCTCCACCTGCTTGGCCAGGGATTCTTTTTTCCTGCTCGATGTTGCAGTTagttataaaaagcccaaaacaaaccacaaaaacaaactaaacagcTGCTAGAATCAACGATGAAGTGAAAATAGTGAGTTAAATTATCTGGATCCAAGCGGAGAGAGTGAAGATTAAATGGAGCCGTTACAATAAAGCCTCattgatgttttaaaagaagcagttaaatggaaatgtgcaaattgacttcagtttacttcCTGCATTTCTTGATTTTTCAGTATGACAtcggtttgtttttctctttttgttttcctgcatgATAATCATGTTGAATGTGAATATTTGGCCCACATCCATGTTAAAACTCAGTAGACGTCAGTAGAAACTGAGAGGAGGTGGATGAGAGGAGAGGCTTCCTGTGGGAGTATAAACCCTCCTGATCTCCAGCAGCTCAGTTTTCCTGTAGAGTCAGATTGCTGCAACATGTTGCTCTCTgcgttgctgctgctgctgctggtcagcGATGCTCAATCCACTCATTATCGTGGCACTATGATGACTTACTACCCAGCAGAAACTAACTCAGACGGATCCATCTCTGTAAGTacaaattatttatacatttctctgtttttaagtgttttaaaactTGATCTCACTTCTTAAAAACCAACAGGTGATTCTTCGCGTAAAGTTTAACTTTGATTCTTGCCAAGACGGTACATTTGGCTGCACATTTCAAAACTGTGGTGTTGAAAGTACGATTCTTGTAAATACCAAGATTGAGGAAGTGAGTGGTTCTTGGTGTCAGAGTGAAAAAATCACAACTCGGCGGCTTCCCAACAACTCTCCATTTCAGCTTGCGTGAGtccacatttaaatgtttaaatcaatGTTTGGCTGTTTAAATAATCAATGTGAGCAAAATTACACCGTGTCCCAAATTATTATGTAAATCGGAtctaagtgtcataaagattaatttttttgttgtgctattaaatttatagatggtattgtgtgacagggctctttgaattactataattaatttcagagagctggtagattagtttgtctggtgagctcaattaaaggaaatctactgaagaaggatgttccacattattaagcaggtcacaggtttcaagcaatatgggaaagagaaagaatctctgctgacaaaaatcatcagatagtgtagagccggatgacaaggtatgaaaatattagatatttaatgaaaatgtatcgtcgtactgtgaagagatttgtggctgattcagaacaaagatggtttgtacggataaaggcataatgaggaaggtttctgttagacaaattcacaGGATGAAGAGAACAGCTGTTAAAAtgtggtgtggtcaccatcctcctctgacctctgacctcaaccctattgagaacctttggagtttcctcaagcagaagatctgaaatCAGTTCATAtccaaccagcagctctgggaagatattctgacatcctgcaaagaaattcaagcagaaactttccacaaactcacaagttcaatggatcaagaattgtgctgtgatatcaaagaaggggttttatgttaacatgtaactcagtttgttaaaatgtttttgattgaaatagcttttggtTTTAGTTCATGTGACCATTTAATgatgcacattcaaagaatgatcGTTTGCAgatctttataatccataaaatgtttagaaaatctgctgtgcataataatttggaacatggtgtagAAACTCAGAAGCTCTTTTATACTATAAACAACATAACTTATGTACTATAatcattgtttttctcttcttttcccttttttctgcattattctTCCTTTCTCATCCCATGTAGTTCCTGTATACAATACAACAAACTCCCCCTAgtggaaataatttataaaatctatTAAATGATCCAATGTATGTCTATATGCCTCTCTCAgataattaattgatttagaattattatttttattataataataataatagtgtgaagcaattgttttttttcaattgctCCACACATTGATAATGTCATTCAGATCACCATTactgcttacacacacacacacacacatatgcccCCCCcccgcaccccccccccccccacacacacagatttattAATCTTCATTCATTAATACACAatattttccttgttttttgtttgtttgtttattttgtgtttctccaCCACATCATGTATTTTGTACtctgctgtaaaataaatttctatatattttttttaaactttatttttgttattttaacagttttatagatacacatacatacattgAACAGTTAGACCCCCCCTCTAACAAAAATTACAGAGCACCTAGTTTGACAGAGGCAGTTGAGTaataatcaacaaaaaaaaaaaaagaagaagaaaataggTAGTTACATAAATTATACGGTTGGTGTCGAGCTACGATGAGTGATTCATTTCTTCCAGTATTTCTTGTATTTACAAGTGGCAAGTCTTAAAGAAAAAGTCAGTCTCTCCATTGCGTGGATTTCCTCTATTATGTCCTTCCAGTCCAAACATGACGGTGGTTCCACATCAAGCCTCCTGCGAGTTATAGCCTTTCTTTGCACCTGCTAATAATACGGTATTAACAGAAGGTATCTATCAGATTTCTTCAGTTCCTGGGGTAAATTACCCAGGAAAGCCACAGTAAAATCACAGCGTAAATTTAAGTCCATTTTAGTATTtaaatttctatattttaaaatgaaaaaaaaagtagttagTAAATTATAACATTACGAACTTTCTTTATCGCATGTTTCATCATTGACTGGAAAGTTTGGTTATTTATTGAGACAGATCTCAAATTACAAGAGACGTTTTTGACTCCGTCTGAAAACCTTTTCTGATTGTCCAATCCAGGTTTGCCAGTTCATACTGGTTAGGTAATCGTAATGCCATTGTAGACTGGAGAGCAGTGACTGGTGTTGAACTGAGGACCCGGTCCGACACCAACAAACCCAACTCATCACCACAAACCACCATCTTTCCAGCTCTGAGGTGATTCTGCTGCCATCTGGATCACAAGTTATGAAATTCATGACAAGGAAATTATAAACTTGGATATAATTAGTGAAATCCATATTTAGATGAgttataagttttttttgtgtttttttttttttttttaccagttatttgttatttcttacattgtgtgtgaattgtgagacagttattttttgtttttaagcacatgcactgactgatggcactttttaaatttcgttgtccttgtgacaatgacaataaagatttatcttatcttatctgtCGGCAGCAGGCTGGACATTGGACGAATATTTTCTGAGTTACAAGGAgtaaaatcagatgttttcatttgaatagctttttggaaaaaataaactgcttttaattttatattttaagtgaTCTTGCAAGACTTGACTGTGAAACAATTGTGAGCAGAAGTTTCAGTAAAGAGTTTTTAAttagatgttatttttaattaagctGGAATCTGAaaccttcatttttaaattctacatattttattgatcccagagggaaattaaatgttgctgtaactcatattattaattattacagCTGGATAACAGTGCTACAATCCAGACTTCCCTTTTGGATCAAATTGacttactaaatattttttttattctagcaattaataaatatatcagCAAAGGAGGAAAAATGCCTCAATATATAGGCACCAAtgaggaattaaaaaaatataaattataagATTAATCAgggaaaaagagcaaaacatcaATAATTGGACAACAAGAAGTGAATACAGCCAGGTTCCACAGTAATGGATGTATCTTCTCTCCCTCAGCGTTCCTTCAAACTGTCAGAGAAATATTAGCCTGTTGGCCTTTGACCCCGATGGAGACAAGGTTAAATGCAGATATGCCAACCTTTCCTCATCAGAGTGCGACTCGCCCTGCACGCCTCCGGTTGTTCTCAGCCTCTCACCTGTAAGTAACAAGGAGATTTATTTCTACAACACATTCAGTTCAAAATGCTACATGAGCAACACTTaacaaaaaattacaacaataatATACCCGTTAAGTAAAAGTCCTTTTGCTGGTAAGGATTCTATATTTAGCAGAACCAGTTTAAGCGACTTTAGCAGATTTTTCACTCATCgtgaaaaatctttaaaaatggcTTTTCTACTTTTGGTGGGAGTTACTTTGTCCCTAGAATAAGTTTGTGGTGATATTCACTGCTAAAATGTTTAGAATACTAATGGTATTCTAAAcatgcgttcacaccaaacgcattttgagcgtcaggcgcgtTTGCTATACATTCAAAGCCTATGTGGAGGAGCGTCGAGGGCCCGTCACGACGCGTTTCACACGTCTATAGCATGGCAAGATTTTGAGCGTTTGACACGTCAAACGCATCCAAGGTGCCCGACAAATAGCAGGCAAAGGAAAACAACGGCTAGAGCGATGCTGATGCATctgactttgaatgtaaaccagagaCACGTAACGCGCTTGGTGAGAACGCAGCATCGTCTGTATTCAAAGTGTCGAACTTGAGGCGTTTTTGTCAACCCGCCgtaagatttatttaaatacaaaatgcagtgtACTAATCTGGCAGCTTCCCTTaggattattttaatttttctgattttgcagACCTGCATCCTGTCATTCAGGGCAACTTCCAGCAGTGATGAAGGCTGGTACGCCGTCCAGATGGTGATGGAGGATTTCCCCCGACAATCCATCACTCTGACTCAGACTAACGGGTCACAGGAGGTGAAAACTACCAACAATCCAATCAGCAAGATTCCTGTCCAGTTTGCTTTTCAAGGTACAGTCAACTGATCACCTGGTTACCATAGTAACAACAACAAGGAGCAAATAATTTCAGGTGTTTAGTTGTGTTAATTGTGTTCAGCAGCCCAGCTGGGAATTTAacaacttaaagtttaaaaggaGATAAAATTAACCATCCGTACGTCCGACCTGCATTAAAATTCCTTTTTCATTGATCCTAATTTATATTCTTTCAACTTTACTCATCACAGTAAAagacataaacattttaaatatctaacaCTGTGTAATGAATTTAGTAGAAACAGGAGTTTCACTTGTTGAATgggattactgaaataaataattgtgcTAATAAGCTGATGCACTGTGATGTAATACATTATCACAGGAAGTTTCATCTTCTAAACACGTTTCTGCAGGATAATTTGTGCCGTAGACATAATTTACACACAAACAGTTCTGCACTAATATTTTCAGTTCAGACTGAGGTTGTTTCTCTCTTGCTGTGTTCCAGTGGGTTCTGCTGCTCCGTCCTGCACAGACGGCGTTTATCTGCCCAGATTTGTGTTTCCAACTCCAGAACATGGAGCTCGGTTCTACAGCCCCGTCAGTCAGACTCTGGAGATCAAAATCAGGGCAGAAGCAGCTCAGTCTAAGTAAGGAAacgcaaaacacacaaacaatgaATCCAGTATGATAAATAGAGCAGGTGCTTTATTTAAATCAGGATGTGTTTGGTAACATTtggcttaaagctgcagtttgttacttttattttatacgaaatgttttatattaccATATTTGTTaggagacaaataatctgtgaaaacatcaatCTCCTCAACCTCCTCCttgagctgctgttgctgtctgaagaaatgcaccactaacgaccaaaaacaaccaatcagtgccaagaggatagcgctgtcaatcatccttaTGTACTcgttgctaaatgtgctaactACTCTCGGTTACAGGAAATCCGTTGTTGAATAGCCTGAACATTCATGACACGCTATGCCAGGGGTGTCCAATGTCTtcatccatttatccatccattttctaacacccttgtctcTAGTGGGGTCGGCTGGTGCCTATTTCCAGTGAACGTCtcgggcgagaggtggggtaggacaggtcaccagtctgtcccagggcaacacagagacataaaggacaaacaaccatgcacacacacacacacacacacacacacacacacacacacacacacgcacccacaaacacacacacacacactcacacctagggagaatttagagagaccaattaatctgacagtcatgcttttggactgtgggaggaagctggagtacccggagagaacccaccatgcacagggagaacatgcaaactccgtgcagaaagaccccgggctgggaatcgaacccaggaccttcttactgcaaggcaacT includes:
- the LOC116733309 gene encoding uncharacterized protein LOC116733309, whose protein sequence is MLLSALLLLLLVSDAQSTHYRGTMMTYYPAETNSDGSISVILRVKFNFDSCQDGTFGCTFQNCGVESTILVNTKIEEVSGSWCQSEKITTRRLPNNSPFQLAFASSYWLGNRNAIVDWRAVTGVELRTRSDTNKPNSSPQTTIFPALSVPSNCQRNISLLAFDPDGDKVKCRYANLSSSECDSPCTPPVVLSLSPTCILSFRATSSSDEGWYAVQMVMEDFPRQSITLTQTNGSQEVKTTNNPISKIPVQFAFQVGSAAPSCTDGVYLPRFVFPTPEHGARFYSPVSQTLEIKIRAEAAQSNISGVLFSGPYNVVKSSSGPGNFTLKWTPSLREDGQSHPICFIVQASSIYQSELRCVIVTVGKVLSAHLTVVKLKISTTLSLKDKQDEIEKAIKGKLVAGGLPADIKVHLRSFGPANKTAAP